In one Brienomyrus brachyistius isolate T26 chromosome 5, BBRACH_0.4, whole genome shotgun sequence genomic region, the following are encoded:
- the tekt3 gene encoding tektin-3, with amino-acid sequence MELLGSTLTATYTRPKTSHFLPAISTMAASYRGHQPSAGLNQSTRDQPWRTNMYFRSPGTVPTLASLQKHPEDLVRAKTTLYPSSRAALSARYTPEDWHKSNQSNYRESESSRNSAERLRWDTVRLIQDKEQLTRQSQESTSRNIGERVNDITFWRSELCHEIDNMVGEIAALAEVKRRLDRALAETEGPFQVAQECLYHREKRMLIDLVHDNVEKEIIREVELMKSCQQRMRRHADLAAAQLASNRAAQHEMERDLSDKAVAQRIDSRCRQLRNTSDGISFHRGIERLDPSLSLPDSWSKFTDDNILRSQSERAASHKLRDNIEFLLSSTSNEMWSQFNSVNVAFTNRISEIAEAKSSLQTHLAKTLQEIFQTENLIEVLKKAIRDKESPLKVAQTRLEERTRRPNIELCRDSPHHRLVTEVREIEETMGQLRERLQAAEGALQTLVKTKVSLEHDISIKANSLFLDQEKCMGMRKTFPSTPRLVGYT; translated from the exons ATGGAGCTGCTGGGATCCACGCTAACGGCGACTTACACCCGGCCTAAAACCAGCCACTTCCTCCCAGCCATCTCCACCATGGCGGCCAGCTACAGGGGGCACCAGCCCAGTGCGGGCCTGAACCAGAGCACCAGGGACCAGCCCTGGCGGACAAACATGTACTTCAGAAGCCCTGGCACTGTCCCAACCTTGGCCTCCCTCCAGAAGCATCCCGAGGACCTGGTTCGGGCTAAGACCACGCTGTACCCatccagcagggcggcgctctCCGCCCGCTACACGCCCGAAGACTGGCACAAGTCCAACCAGAGCAACTACCGTGAATCGGAGTCGTCGAGGAACAGCGCCGAGCGACTACGCTGGGACACGGTACGGCTCATCCAGGACAAGGAGCAGCTGACGAGGCAGAGCCAGGAGTCCACCAGCCGCAACATTGGGGAGCGCGTCAACGACATCACCTTCTGGCGCTCGGAGCTGTGCCACGAGATCGACAACATGGTGGGGGAGATCGCCGCACTGGCCGAGGTGAAGAGGAGGCTGGACCGGGCGCTGGCTGAGACCGAGGGACCTTTCCAG GTTGCGCAGGAGTGCCTGTACCACAGGGAGAAGAGGATGTTGATTGACCTGGTCCATGACAACGTGGAGAAAGAGATAATcagg GAAGTGGAGCTCATGAAGTCGTGTCAGCAGCGGATGAGGCGGCATGCGGACTTAGCGGCTGCCCAGCTTGC GTCCAACCGGGCTGCTCAGCATGAGATGGAGCGTGACTTGAGCGACAAGGCCGTCGCCCAGCGCATTGACAGCCGCTGCCGGCAGCTCAGGAACACCTCGGACGGGATCAGTTTCCACCGGGGCATCGAGCGGCTGGACCCCTC GCTGTCCCTGCCCGACTCGTGGTCAAAATTCACGGACGACAACATCCTGCGGTCCCAGAGTGAGCGGGCGGCCTCCCACAAGCTCCGAGACAACATCGAGTTCCTGCTTAGCTCTACTTCCAACGAAATGTGGAGCCAGTTCAACAGCGTCAACGTGGCCTTCACCAACCGCATCTCTGAAATCGCGGAGGCCAAGAGCAGCCTGCAGACCCACCTGGCCAAG ACTCTCCAGGAAATTTTCCAGACGGAGAACCTCATTGAGGTCCTGAAGAAGGCCATCCGGGACAAGGAGAGCCCCCTCAAGGTGGCCCAAACAAGACTTGAGGAGAGAACGCGCCGACCCAACATAGAGTTGTGCCGGGACAGCCCCCACCACCG GCTGGTCACTGAGGTCAGAGAGATCGAGGAAACCATGGGCCAGCTAAGGGAgaggctgcaggcagcggagggaGCCCTGCAGACGCTGGTGAAGACCAAGGTGTCCTTAGAACATGATATTTCCATCAAGGCCAACTCCCTCTTCCTAGACCAGGAGAAGTGCATGGGCATGAGGAAGACCTTCCCCAGCACTCCACGCCTTGTGGGGTATACATAG